The Engystomops pustulosus chromosome 1, aEngPut4.maternal, whole genome shotgun sequence genome has a window encoding:
- the HMGCR gene encoding 3-hydroxy-3-methylglutaryl-Coenzyme A reductase, producing the protein MLSRLFRMHGQFVASHPWEVIVGTVTITICMMSMNMFTGNDKICGWNYECPKFEEDVLSSDIIILTITRCIAILYIYFQFQNLRQLGSKYILGIAGLFTIFSSFVFSTVVIHFLDKELTGLNEALPFFLLLIDLSKASALAKFALSSNSQDEVRDNIARGMAILGPTFTLDALVECLVIGVGTMSGVRQLEIMCCFGCMSVLANYFAFMTFFPACVSLVLELSRESREGRPIWQLTQFANVLEEEEDNKPNPVTQRVKMIMSLGLVLVHAHSRWISEPSSQNSTSISDHKVTIGLDDTIPKRIEPNMPLWQFYLSRMITMDIEQVITLGLALLLAVKYIFFEQTETESTLSLKNPITSPVMVQKKQVEGCCRMEPVPEKVFKDCKVEDLSSKEEKEAVIKPLPLENSHKPNFMLGDSSSSSPDSSEEEKETKFDIPEVPRPLDECLRILRNPEQGAQYLSNAEVIKLVNAKHIPSYKLESMMESPERGVAIRRQMLVHKLPQASALLNLPYKNYNYSEVMGACCENVIGYMPIPVGVAGPLILDNKEFQVPMATTEGCLVASTNRGCRAILLGGGAHSRILADGMTRGPVVRLPTACEAAEVKNWLDSPEGFKIIKDTFDSTSRFARLGRLHSSVAGRNLYIRFQSKTGDAMGMNMISKGTEKALSRLQEEFPELHVLAVSGNFCTDKKPAAINWVEGRGKSVVCEAIIPANVVREVLKTSTAALVEVNINKNLVGSAMAGSIGGYNAHAANIVTAIYIACGQDAAQNVGSSNCITLMEATGPTNEDLYISCTMPSIEIGTVGGGTNLAPQQACLRMLGVQGASTEYPGKNACQLAQIVCGTVMAGELSLMAALAAGHLVKSHMVHNRSKINLQDMPGTCTKKAA; encoded by the exons ATGTTGTCCCGATTATTCCGCATGCATGGCCAGTTTGTGGCTTCTCACCCATGGGAGGTTATCGTGGGTACGGTGACCATCACCATCTGTATGATGTCTATGAACATGTTCACAGGAAATGATAAGATCTGTGGCTGGAACTACGAATGCCCCAAGTTTGAAGAA GATGTACTAAGCAGCGACATCATCATATTAACCATCACACGGTGCATTGCTATCCTTTATATCTACTTCCAGTTCCAGAACCTCAGGCAACTTGGATCTAAATACATCCTGG GTATCGCCGGTCTCTTCACCATATTCTCAAGCTTTGTCTTCAGCACAGTAGTCATTCATTTCCTGGATAAGGAATTAACAGGCTTGAA TGAGGCTCTTCCATTTTTCCTGCTGCTTATTGACCTCTCAAAAGCCAGTGCATTAGCCAAATTTGCTCTTAGCTCCAACTCACAG GATGAAGTCCGAGACAACATTGCCCGTGGCATGGCCATTTTGGGGCCCACCTTCACCCTGGATGCGCTTGTGGAATGTCTTGTAATTGGAGTGGGGACAATGTCAG GTgttcgccagttagagatcatgTGCTGTTTTGGCTGCATGTCCGTCCTAGCAAACTATTTTGCCTTCATGACGTTCTTCCCAGCCTGTGTGTCGCTGGTTTTGGAG CTTTCCAGGGAAAGCAGGGAGGGACGTCCCATCTGGCAGCTTACACAATTTGCaaatgtattggaggaggaggaagacaacaAACCAAACCCAGTCACACAGAGAGTGAAGATGATCATG TCCCTAGGTCTGGTCCTTGTTCATGCTCACAGCCGGTGGATAAGTGAACCGTCCTCGCAGAACAGCACCTCAATTTCAGATCACAAGGTTACGATTGGCTTAGATGATACCATACCAAAGAGGATTGAGCCAAACATGCCTCTCTGGCAGTTCTATCTTTCTAG GATGATCACCATGGACATCGAGCAGGTCATAACATTGGGTCTTGCTCTTCTTCTGGCCGTCAAATACATATTTTTTGAGCAGACCGAGACAGAGTCTACCCTGTCCTTGAAGAACCCCATCACCTCTCCAGTTATGGTGCAGAAGAAGCAAGTGGAGGGTTGCTGCAGAATGGAACCAGTGCCAGAAAAAGTCTTCAAGGATTGTAAAGTAGAAGACCTCTCGTCCAAAGAAGAGAAAG AAGCCGTCATAAAGCCATTGCCACTTGAAAACTCACACAAGCCTAACTTTATGCTGGGTGACTCTTCATCATCCTCACCGGATTCCAGTGAAGAAGAGAAGGAAACAAAGTTTGATATACCAGAGGTTCCCCGGCCTCTCGATGAATGTCTTCGTATTCTAAGAAACCCAGAA CAAGGTGCCCAGTACTTGAGCAATGCAGAAGTTATCAAATTGGTGAATGCAAAACACATCCCATCATATAAGCTGGAGTCCATGATGGAGTCTCCTGAGAGAGGAGTTGCTATTCGCAGGCAAATGCTAGTTCACAAGCTGCCTCAAGCCTCAGCCCTTCTGAATCTGCCTTATAAAAACTACAACTACTCTGAG GTAATGGGTGCCTGCTGTGAGAATGTCATCGGCTATATGCCAATCCCTGTAGGTGTGGCAGGTCCTCTCATCCTGGATAATAAAGAGTTCCAGGTTCCTATGGCTACAACAGAAGGTTGCCTTGTGGCTAGCACCAACCGCGGCTGCAGAGCCATACTG CTGGGTGGAGGTGCCCACAGCCGGATCCTCGCTGATGGCATGACTCGTGGACCAGTTGTCAGGTTGCCGACAGCTTGTGAGGCTGCTgaggtgaagaactggctggacAGTCCTGAGGGCTTTAAAATTATTAAAGATACCTTTGATAGCACAAGCAG GTTTGCTCGTCTTGGGAGACTTCATAGCAGCGTGGCCGGACGAAACCTTTATATTCGCTTTCAATCCAAAACAGGAGATGCCATGGGAATGAACATGATATCAAAG GGCACAGAGAAGGCTCTTTCCAGATTACAAGAAGAATTTCCGGAGCTCCACGTTCTTGCTGTTAGCGGTAACTTCTGCACTGACAAGAAGCCGGCTGCCATCAACTGGGTAGAGGGCCGCGGAAAATCTGTAGTGTGTGAAGCTATTATACCAGCAAACGTGGTGCGAGAG GTGCTGAAGACCTCTACAGCTGCATTGGTTGAAGTGAACATCAACAAGAACCTGGTTGGCTCTGCTATGGCCGGCAGTATTGGAGGCTACAATGCTCATGCGGCTAATATTGTGACTGCAATTTACATTGCTTGTGGACAG GATGCTGCTCAAAATGTTGGAAGCTCAAACTGCATCACCCTGATGGAGGCGACAGGTCCCACAAATGAGGACTTGTACATCAGCTGCACAATGCCTTCTATAGAGATCGGTACCGTGGGAGGAGGAACTAACTTGGCCCCACAACAGGCCTGCCTGCGA ATGCTTGGAGTCCAAGGAGCCAGCACTGAATATCCTGGCAAAAATGCTTGTCAGCTGGCGCAGATCGTCTGTGGTACAGTAATGGCTGGAGAGCTTTCCCTTATGGCTGCCTTGGCAGCTGGTCATCTAGTCAAGAGCCACATGGTCCACAACAG GTCCAAAATTAACCTTCAAGACATGCCAGGCACGTGCACAAAGAAAGCTGCATGA